In Gemmatimonadetes bacterium T265, one DNA window encodes the following:
- a CDS encoding oxidoreductase, which translates to MSRFDAEVLVVGGGPAGASTAWQLASRGLDVLVVDRARFPRDKPCAEYLSPEASRLLDLMGVLGAAEAAGAAQLDGMLVRAPSGDVIHGRFAAGHGFRGFRDRGLALRRRVLDQLLLDAARAAGARAEEGAKTVDVARDGRGGAAGVVVQRADGTTRTLAAPLVVGADGLRSVVGRRLGLARRWPWPRRVAFLCHVRGLPPSDAASPARPMGELHVEADGSYVGIADVGHGLTNVAMVAPAPLARRGLARYGSPAAYLDAWLAGAPQLAPRFARAERATPVRCTGPFASYARRAWAPGAALVGDAAEFFDPFTGEGIYSALRGGELLGPYAAEAARLLGTGRPGDAAAADRALAAYDDARRAAFRGKWRVERLIALSVARPAFINRAARVLSRQRDMADLLVGVAGDFVPPRQVLNARYLWRLFVAAG; encoded by the coding sequence ATGTCCCGGTTCGACGCCGAAGTGTTGGTAGTGGGAGGCGGCCCCGCGGGCGCGTCGACGGCGTGGCAGCTCGCGAGCCGCGGCCTCGACGTGCTCGTCGTCGACCGGGCGCGCTTCCCGCGCGACAAGCCGTGCGCCGAGTACCTGAGCCCCGAGGCGTCGCGGCTACTCGACCTGATGGGCGTGTTAGGCGCGGCCGAGGCGGCGGGGGCGGCGCAGCTCGACGGGATGCTCGTGCGGGCGCCGAGCGGGGACGTGATCCATGGGCGGTTCGCGGCGGGGCACGGGTTTCGGGGCTTCCGCGACCGCGGGCTCGCGCTGCGGCGGCGCGTGCTCGACCAGCTGCTGCTTGACGCGGCGCGGGCCGCCGGCGCGCGGGCGGAGGAGGGCGCGAAGACGGTCGATGTCGCCCGCGACGGGCGCGGGGGCGCGGCGGGCGTCGTCGTGCAGCGGGCGGACGGCACGACGCGGACGCTCGCTGCGCCGCTCGTCGTCGGGGCCGACGGGCTGCGGTCGGTCGTCGGGCGGCGGCTCGGCCTCGCGCGGCGGTGGCCGTGGCCGCGGCGCGTCGCGTTCCTGTGCCACGTGCGCGGGCTGCCGCCGTCCGACGCTGCGTCGCCCGCCCGGCCGATGGGCGAGCTGCACGTCGAGGCGGACGGCAGCTACGTCGGGATCGCGGACGTGGGGCACGGGCTGACCAACGTCGCGATGGTCGCGCCCGCGCCGCTCGCCCGGCGCGGGCTGGCGCGGTACGGCTCGCCCGCGGCCTACCTCGACGCGTGGCTCGCGGGCGCGCCGCAGCTCGCGCCCCGCTTCGCGCGCGCCGAACGCGCGACGCCGGTGCGCTGTACGGGGCCGTTCGCGTCGTACGCGCGGCGCGCGTGGGCGCCGGGGGCCGCGCTCGTCGGCGACGCGGCCGAGTTCTTCGACCCGTTCACGGGCGAGGGGATCTACTCCGCGCTGCGCGGCGGCGAGCTGCTCGGGCCCTACGCGGCCGAGGCGGCGCGACTGTTAGGCACCGGGCGGCCGGGCGACGCGGCGGCCGCGGACCGCGCGCTCGCCGCGTACGACGACGCGCGCCGCGCGGCGTTCCGCGGCAAGTGGCGCGTGGAGCGGCTCATCGCGCTCTCGGTCGCGCGGCCGGCGTTCATCAACCGCGCGGCGCGCGTGCTCTCGCGGCAACGCGACATGGCCGACCTGCTCGTCGGCGTGGCCGGGGACTTCGTGCCGCCGCGCCAGGTGTTGAACGCGCGCTACCTGTGGCGGCTGTTCGTCGCGGCGGGGTGA
- a CDS encoding flavin reductase → MPSPSPDDFRATLGRFATGVTVVTATAGGRDYGMTVSAFASLSLDPPMVLVCVDRAATMHGVLADDSVFAVNMLAAGQEALSRRFASGDPTDRFAGVGYTRGALGAPLLDGTLAWLECRVEARHAGGDHSIVVGAVAEVGVREARPLLYYRSGYASLER, encoded by the coding sequence ATGCCCTCCCCCTCCCCCGACGACTTCCGCGCCACGCTCGGCCGCTTCGCCACGGGCGTCACCGTGGTCACCGCGACCGCGGGCGGCCGCGACTACGGGATGACCGTGAGCGCGTTCGCCTCGCTCTCGCTCGACCCGCCGATGGTGCTCGTCTGCGTCGACCGCGCGGCGACGATGCACGGCGTGCTCGCGGACGACAGCGTGTTCGCGGTGAACATGCTTGCCGCCGGCCAGGAGGCCCTCTCGCGCCGCTTCGCCTCGGGCGACCCGACCGACCGCTTCGCCGGCGTGGGCTACACGCGCGGCGCGCTCGGCGCGCCGCTGCTCGACGGCACGCTCGCCTGGCTCGAGTGCCGGGTCGAGGCGCGGCACGCGGGCGGCGACCACTCGATCGTCGTCGGCGCGGTGGCCGAGGTCGGGGTGCGCGAGGCGCGGCCGCTGCTCTACTACCGGAGCGGCTACGCGTCGCTCGAGCGTTAG
- a CDS encoding 3-oxoacyl-[acyl-carrier-protein] synthase 2, with amino-acid sequence MPRRRVVVTGLGPVTPIGTTADGLWAGLRARRSAVRTITRFDPELWRSRNAAEVSDFAAEDHLEAKRAKRLDRFGQFSVAGARLALEDAGLDLAAEDRERVGAMMGTALGGVGFAERELTKYATQGVRVVDPTIALNVFGGASSCNIAIELGVSGPNSTNAMSCASGAMAIGEAFRAIRDGYADVMFAGGAEAPLMPLCFGAFALIRAMSTRNDDPATASRPFDRDRDGFVMGEAATVLVLEERERAVARGARIYAEVAGYGTTNDAHHMTAPRPDGRQAARAMCLALGDAHVAPHEVGYVNAHGSSTPLNDPTETLAAKQVFGEHAAALPVSGTKGYYGHALGASGAVEAAITALALHRGWLPPTVNLAVPDPACDLAMITGEGMDARPEVALSNSFGFGGINAALVFRRHDA; translated from the coding sequence ATGCCGCGCCGCCGCGTCGTCGTCACCGGGCTCGGGCCCGTTACCCCCATCGGCACCACCGCCGACGGGCTCTGGGCCGGCCTCCGCGCGCGTCGCTCGGCCGTGCGTACGATCACGCGCTTCGACCCCGAGCTGTGGCGGAGCCGGAACGCGGCCGAGGTGTCGGACTTCGCGGCCGAGGACCACCTCGAGGCGAAGCGGGCCAAGCGGCTCGACCGCTTCGGGCAGTTCTCGGTCGCGGGCGCGCGGCTCGCGCTCGAGGACGCCGGGCTCGACCTCGCCGCGGAAGACCGCGAGCGCGTCGGCGCGATGATGGGCACCGCGCTCGGCGGCGTGGGGTTCGCCGAACGGGAGCTGACGAAGTACGCGACGCAGGGCGTCCGCGTCGTCGACCCGACGATCGCGCTCAACGTCTTCGGCGGCGCGTCGAGCTGCAACATCGCGATCGAGCTGGGGGTGAGCGGCCCCAACTCGACCAACGCGATGAGCTGCGCCTCGGGCGCGATGGCGATCGGCGAGGCGTTCCGCGCGATCCGCGACGGCTACGCGGACGTGATGTTCGCCGGCGGGGCCGAGGCGCCGCTCATGCCGCTCTGCTTCGGCGCGTTCGCGCTCATCCGCGCGATGAGCACGCGCAACGACGACCCCGCGACGGCGTCGCGGCCGTTCGACCGGGACCGCGACGGCTTCGTGATGGGCGAGGCTGCGACGGTGCTGGTCCTCGAGGAGCGCGAGCGGGCGGTCGCGCGCGGGGCGCGGATCTACGCCGAGGTCGCCGGCTACGGGACGACGAACGACGCGCACCACATGACCGCGCCGCGCCCGGACGGCCGCCAGGCCGCGCGCGCGATGTGCCTCGCGTTAGGCGACGCGCACGTCGCGCCGCACGAGGTCGGCTACGTCAACGCGCACGGCTCGTCGACGCCGCTCAACGACCCGACCGAGACGCTCGCCGCCAAGCAGGTGTTCGGCGAGCACGCGGCGGCGCTGCCGGTGAGCGGGACGAAGGGCTACTACGGGCACGCGCTCGGCGCCTCGGGCGCGGTCGAGGCGGCGATCACGGCCCTCGCGCTGCACCGCGGGTGGCTGCCGCCGACGGTGAACCTCGCAGTGCCCGACCCGGCGTGCGACCTCGCGATGATCACGGGCGAGGGGATGGACGCGCGGCCCGAAGTCGCGCTGTCGAACAGCTTCGGATTCGGCGGGATCAACGCGGCGCTGGTCTTCCGCCGGCACGACGCGTAG
- the ppa gene encoding inorganic pyrophosphatase — MLNPWHDLAPGPHPPDQVTAIIEIPAGSRNKYELCKDSGMLRLDRVLYSAVHYPGDYGFVPQTLHEDNDPIDILVRIQEPTFPGCQIDARPIGVLRMLDKGEPDDKILAVPMHDPLHQEYFDIADLPAHYLKEVEHFFRIYKDLEGKRVEILGWEKSESAMQLIEESIARYQSKYGVRAPAPVASAPVIARPLASA, encoded by the coding sequence ATGCTCAACCCCTGGCACGACCTCGCCCCCGGCCCGCACCCGCCCGACCAGGTGACGGCGATCATCGAGATCCCCGCCGGGAGCCGCAACAAGTACGAGCTCTGCAAGGACTCGGGGATGCTGCGCCTCGACCGCGTGCTCTACTCCGCGGTGCACTACCCCGGCGACTACGGCTTCGTCCCGCAGACGCTGCACGAGGACAACGACCCGATCGACATCCTCGTGCGCATCCAGGAGCCGACGTTCCCGGGCTGCCAGATCGACGCGCGCCCGATCGGCGTGCTCCGCATGCTCGACAAGGGCGAGCCGGACGACAAGATCCTCGCCGTGCCGATGCACGACCCGCTGCACCAGGAGTACTTCGACATCGCCGACCTCCCCGCGCACTACCTGAAGGAGGTCGAGCACTTCTTCCGCATCTACAAAGACCTCGAGGGCAAGCGCGTCGAGATCCTCGGCTGGGAAAAGAGCGAGTCGGCGATGCAGCTGATCGAGGAAAGCATCGCGCGCTACCAATCCAAGTACGGCGTCCGTGCGCCGGCGCCCGTGGCGAGCGCGCCGGTGATCGCGCGGCCGCTGGCGAGCGCCTAA
- a CDS encoding hypothetical protein (frameshifted, deletion at around 808830,808839), whose translation MFGGCSLLNSFFRVNSFPSIAVDSRRGHVFVAWGDYRLGSAKAFIVRSADRGESWNRARAVSNVSPNDQLFPWVATTPDGSPNVVYYDRRNEPDNFFLSVYLNTGRGGGLQFDPVVRVTTGPSNPDVQFGGTCIGDYIGMAATTGRLNPIWTDTRHVVSSFPAQAAVTSPVYLTTGGGASILASR comes from the coding sequence GTGTTCGGCGGCTGCTCGCTGCTCAACTCGTTCTTCCGGGTCAACTCGTTCCCGTCCATCGCCGTCGACTCGCGGCGCGGGCACGTCTTCGTCGCCTGGGGCGACTACCGCCTCGGCAGCGCCAAGGCGTTCATCGTCCGCTCCGCCGACCGCGGCGAGAGCTGGAACCGGGCGCGGGCGGTGAGCAACGTGTCGCCGAACGACCAGCTCTTCCCGTGGGTCGCCACCACGCCCGACGGCTCGCCCAACGTGGTGTACTACGACCGGCGGAACGAACCCGACAACTTCTTCCTCTCCGTCTACCTCAACACGGGGCGGGGCGGCGGGCTCCAGTTCGACCCGGTGGTGCGCGTCACCACCGGCCCGTCCAACCCCGACGTGCAGTTCGGCGGCACGTGCATCGGGGACTACATCGGCATGGCTGCCACGACCGGACGCCTCAACCCGATCTGGACCGACACGCGACACGTGGTGTCCAGCTTCCCCGCGCAGGCGGCGGTGACGTCGCCGGTCTACCTGACGACCGGCGGTGGCGCGTCGATCCTCGCCAGCCGGTAG